A window from Nitrospira sp. ND1 encodes these proteins:
- a CDS encoding CsbD family protein: protein MAVNQDQLQGKWKQFKGELKQKWGDFTDDDLLAIEGSVDKLEGKIQERYGDRREDVKRWVDEWFDTHGTQREQTSS from the coding sequence GTGGCAGTCAACCAGGACCAGTTACAAGGAAAATGGAAACAGTTCAAGGGGGAATTGAAGCAGAAGTGGGGTGACTTTACCGACGACGATCTCCTGGCGATCGAAGGAAGCGTCGATAAACTGGAAGGTAAGATCCAGGAGCGATACGGCGACCGGCGCGAGGATGTCAAGCGCTGGGTCGATGAATGGTTCGACACCCACGGCACTCAACGAGAGCAAACGTCCTCATGA
- a CDS encoding DUF1207 domain-containing protein, whose product MIPPWKVVLLACVTCAFVAAGAAAAGSDEYIAGYAAATLEHEFHLSGAVIEVDSGAVTVQVKRLGGEDPSKIVRALEQIPGVVRADVQAGKEPVPSSGGTAARAVTPEAESKFLPRGLLVDPLHADLRWPHFGAAYHNLSSGKEFASAFGESFAFYRNAAPFDGQWELGMQAGVFGVFDTEKRSIDLINADYMVGLLASYRADKLSGFFRVRHQSSHLGDEFLLNNAQVARINLSYEEIDLKVSYDLTTWLRVYGGVGTIVRKDPSTLGRETSQGGVEFKSPWLFFGGKVRPVVYADFQANARTNWNVAQSIMGGLQFENARIGDRKLQVLAEYFSGPSPDGQLFTQKVEWIGMGVHLWF is encoded by the coding sequence ATGATCCCTCCATGGAAGGTGGTGCTCCTCGCGTGTGTGACCTGCGCGTTCGTTGCGGCGGGGGCGGCGGCCGCCGGCTCCGATGAGTATATCGCGGGCTATGCGGCCGCTACCCTGGAGCACGAGTTTCACCTTTCTGGAGCGGTGATAGAAGTAGACAGTGGCGCCGTCACCGTACAGGTCAAACGATTGGGAGGAGAAGACCCTTCCAAGATCGTCAGAGCGTTAGAGCAGATACCCGGCGTGGTGAGGGCCGATGTTCAGGCGGGGAAAGAGCCGGTGCCGTCGTCGGGGGGCACCGCAGCGCGGGCGGTGACGCCGGAAGCAGAATCAAAGTTCCTGCCGCGGGGATTGCTCGTGGATCCCCTGCACGCGGACCTGAGGTGGCCACACTTCGGCGCGGCCTATCACAATCTTTCATCCGGGAAGGAATTTGCCAGCGCGTTCGGTGAATCGTTTGCCTTCTACCGGAACGCCGCTCCGTTCGACGGACAATGGGAATTGGGGATGCAGGCGGGGGTGTTCGGCGTCTTCGATACGGAGAAACGGTCCATCGATTTGATCAATGCCGACTATATGGTCGGGTTATTGGCCAGTTATCGCGCGGATAAACTCTCCGGGTTCTTCCGGGTTCGTCACCAGAGTTCGCATTTAGGCGATGAGTTTCTCCTCAACAATGCCCAGGTCGCCAGAATCAATCTGAGTTATGAAGAGATCGATCTCAAGGTGTCGTATGACCTGACGACATGGCTGAGAGTCTACGGTGGGGTCGGTACCATCGTCAGAAAGGATCCCAGCACCCTCGGCCGGGAAACGAGCCAGGGAGGAGTCGAGTTCAAGAGTCCCTGGTTGTTCTTCGGCGGCAAGGTGCGGCCGGTCGTCTATGCGGATTTTCAAGCCAACGCTCGCACGAATTGGAATGTCGCCCAATCGATCATGGGAGGGTTGCAGTTTGAGAATGCCCGGATCGGCGATAGAAAGCTCCAGGTCTTAGCCGAATACTTTTCCGGCCCCAGTCCGGACGGACAACTGTTCACACAAAAAGTCGAATGGATCGGAATGGGAGTCCATCTCTGGTTCTGA
- a CDS encoding CsbD family protein — protein MNTDQFKGKWVQFKGEVKKQWGTLTDDDLMQVEGDYDKFVGRVQERYGDKKEEVVKWADDWYAQQGKPRTEGRQAQPQR, from the coding sequence ATGAATACCGATCAATTCAAAGGAAAGTGGGTGCAGTTCAAAGGCGAAGTGAAAAAACAGTGGGGCACGCTCACTGACGACGACCTGATGCAGGTCGAAGGCGATTACGACAAATTTGTCGGGCGGGTCCAGGAACGCTACGGCGACAAGAAGGAAGAAGTGGTGAAATGGGCCGACGACTGGTACGCGCAACAGGGCAAGCCGCGCACCGAAGGACGCCAGGCTCAACCCCAGCGTTGA
- a CDS encoding PAS domain S-box protein has product MTSMLLTLQRVVLSAAGLAIAFPALTLLCWAYDHSILYHLHTSFRTLKPTTMLAVLFCGLSLWLQAEEGAVTTARRYVAQGSAIVACLLASLILSEHLLALDLGIDLWRIALPEISSDAHPGRTAPATAVAILMLGLTLLWLDTKPFATYFFDQSAALIGGTIGCIGLVGYLYGVQSLYKVGTFSSTSVYSALLLVTLGLGILCARPARGLMATLTSEKLGGVMLRRLLPFAVMLPILAGWIRIAAQRSGKYDFNFGVALAVAAVMLIMLAFLWLLAGSLNHTDGQKKHIMQILQQREARHRLALRAGRMGTFHQDLDDESLVFSPELEAIFGLPPMSFASTFAAFQQLIHPDDRQRVQQTVAEAVENRTAYDLECRILRTSPPGESWIAVTGQVLPDSTGHPRQITGVMFDITERKRSETALRQSEEQLRVVTDALPGLIAYVDRDERYRFVNAGYERHFGRSREQIVGSSVKELLQQDYPQVQRFIERVLEGEQISFETTSLGETDEQTLLATYVPERTAGGTVEGFYVLITNITDRKRTEQALRESEERFRHLFEQASDGIVMADMSGHYLDVNSRACHMLGYSREELLGMGVTDLLDPHDYKRLREIKAELLEGHRHSGEWKLRRRDGATLSVEISAKLQPDRRWHAIVRDITERKRAEAGLRESEAHFRMLADATPVLVWMAGTDTRCTWLNRSWLEYTGRPLEDELGSGWTSGIHPDDQAEYLRVYKAHFSRHEPFEMEYRLRRQDGTYGWILDRGVPLLTQNGEFSGYLGSAIDITDRKHAEEQLQQWTGELEKRVDERTQALVRSQERLRALASDLSATEQQERRRLATELHDYLAQLLVVGRMKLGQAKPHVQDSKTLQLLSEADDVLTQSLNYTRFLVAELSPQVLYQFGLPAALKWLGGQMKTHGLTVIVHCDRDHLPMDEESAVILYQSVRELLFNVVKHARTTEAAISLSCRTHDIVTITVSDQGCGFNLSTMTETDRALPGRFGLFNVQERVEAIGGRLNLDSTEGKGTTVTLTAPIDGNSQSEPGSASSRAKQRVAAPVPPSERLRILLVDDHEMVRQGLRSVLDNYEDLEVIGEAGDGESAISIAAALKPDVVVMDVNMPRIDGIEATRRIVSAQPDIVVIGLSVQNEHHVEEAMTRAGAAVFVTKERAAGQLYEAIVRTVRTRK; this is encoded by the coding sequence ATGACCTCGATGCTCCTCACATTGCAGCGTGTGGTCCTATCGGCCGCCGGACTGGCTATCGCGTTCCCAGCCCTCACATTGCTCTGCTGGGCCTACGACCATTCGATCCTGTACCATCTGCATACGTCTTTCCGCACACTGAAACCCACGACCATGTTGGCGGTCCTCTTCTGCGGCCTATCCCTCTGGTTGCAAGCTGAAGAGGGCGCCGTCACGACCGCACGGCGGTATGTTGCACAGGGCTCCGCGATCGTCGCCTGCCTGCTTGCCAGCCTGATCCTGTCGGAACACCTCCTTGCTCTCGACCTGGGAATCGACCTCTGGCGCATTGCCCTCCCGGAAATCTCCAGCGATGCACATCCTGGGCGCACGGCTCCTGCCACAGCCGTCGCCATTCTGATGCTGGGACTGACACTGTTGTGGCTTGATACCAAACCGTTCGCGACATACTTCTTCGATCAGTCTGCCGCACTCATAGGAGGAACGATCGGCTGCATCGGGCTGGTCGGGTATTTGTACGGGGTTCAGAGCCTTTACAAAGTGGGGACCTTCTCATCCACCTCCGTCTATAGCGCCCTCCTGTTGGTGACATTGGGCCTGGGAATTCTCTGCGCGCGACCGGCGAGGGGCCTGATGGCCACCCTCACCAGCGAGAAGCTCGGGGGGGTGATGTTGCGACGTCTCCTGCCCTTCGCCGTCATGCTGCCGATACTCGCCGGATGGATTCGCATTGCAGCCCAGCGGTCGGGGAAGTACGACTTCAATTTCGGCGTGGCACTGGCTGTGGCCGCTGTGATGCTGATCATGCTGGCGTTCCTCTGGCTTCTGGCAGGAAGCCTGAACCACACCGACGGCCAGAAGAAACACATCATGCAAATTCTCCAACAGCGTGAAGCCCGGCATCGCCTGGCGTTGAGAGCCGGCCGCATGGGCACATTTCACCAGGACCTCGACGACGAGTCGCTGGTGTTCTCCCCTGAACTTGAGGCCATTTTCGGCCTCCCTCCCATGAGCTTCGCCAGCACCTTCGCGGCCTTTCAACAACTGATTCATCCCGATGATCGACAACGGGTGCAGCAGACCGTTGCCGAGGCGGTTGAAAACAGGACCGCCTACGACCTTGAGTGCCGGATCCTTCGCACGAGCCCTCCCGGTGAGAGTTGGATTGCGGTGACCGGGCAGGTGCTCCCCGACTCGACCGGGCATCCGCGACAAATCACCGGCGTCATGTTCGACATTACCGAACGGAAACGATCGGAAACCGCGCTTCGACAGAGCGAAGAACAACTGCGGGTCGTCACCGATGCGTTGCCCGGCCTCATCGCCTATGTGGACCGCGATGAACGATACCGTTTTGTGAACGCCGGATATGAACGGCATTTTGGACGGTCTCGTGAGCAGATCGTCGGAAGCTCTGTCAAAGAACTCCTGCAACAGGATTATCCGCAAGTACAACGTTTCATCGAGCGGGTACTGGAGGGCGAGCAGATCTCATTCGAAACTACCAGTCTTGGTGAGACCGACGAACAGACGCTCCTGGCGACCTATGTCCCGGAACGGACAGCCGGGGGAACAGTCGAAGGCTTCTATGTCCTCATCACCAACATCACAGACCGGAAACGGACAGAGCAGGCCCTGAGGGAAAGCGAAGAACGGTTTCGACATCTTTTTGAGCAGGCTTCCGACGGTATCGTCATGGCGGATATGTCGGGCCATTACCTGGATGTGAATAGTCGGGCTTGTCACATGCTGGGATATTCTCGCGAAGAACTGCTCGGCATGGGCGTGACCGACCTGCTCGATCCGCATGACTACAAACGCCTGCGGGAGATCAAGGCCGAGTTGCTGGAAGGACACCGTCATTCCGGTGAATGGAAGTTGCGCAGGAGGGACGGAGCGACACTGTCCGTGGAGATCAGTGCCAAACTCCAGCCCGACAGACGCTGGCATGCCATCGTCCGCGACATCACCGAACGCAAACGGGCCGAGGCCGGGCTGCGGGAGAGCGAAGCCCATTTCCGCATGTTGGCGGATGCCACTCCGGTGCTCGTTTGGATGGCGGGCACCGACACCCGCTGCACCTGGCTGAATCGATCGTGGCTTGAGTACACAGGCCGTCCCCTGGAAGACGAGCTCGGCAGCGGATGGACATCCGGCATTCATCCGGACGATCAGGCCGAGTACCTGCGAGTCTACAAAGCGCACTTCTCGCGGCACGAGCCGTTTGAAATGGAATACCGCCTCCGCCGTCAAGACGGGACCTATGGGTGGATTCTCGACCGGGGGGTGCCGCTCCTGACGCAGAACGGAGAATTCAGCGGGTACCTCGGCTCAGCCATCGACATCACCGACCGAAAGCATGCCGAAGAGCAGTTGCAGCAATGGACGGGCGAGTTGGAGAAGCGGGTGGATGAACGAACACAAGCGTTGGTGCGTTCACAGGAACGTCTTCGTGCCCTCGCCTCCGACCTCAGTGCGACCGAACAACAAGAACGCCGGCGGCTGGCGACGGAACTTCACGATTATCTGGCGCAATTGCTCGTGGTCGGGCGCATGAAACTGGGCCAGGCGAAACCGCACGTGCAAGATTCCAAGACCCTGCAACTCCTGAGCGAGGCGGATGACGTCCTCACGCAATCACTCAACTATACTCGTTTTCTCGTGGCGGAACTGAGCCCCCAGGTGCTCTATCAATTCGGCTTACCTGCGGCGCTCAAATGGCTAGGCGGCCAAATGAAAACCCATGGGCTGACCGTCATCGTCCATTGTGACCGCGATCATCTCCCCATGGACGAGGAAAGCGCGGTCATTCTCTACCAAAGTGTTCGGGAATTGCTGTTCAATGTCGTCAAGCATGCACGGACTACGGAGGCCGCCATTTCCCTCTCGTGCCGCACCCATGACATCGTCACCATCACCGTCTCCGACCAGGGATGCGGATTCAATCTGTCGACAATGACGGAAACCGATCGGGCTCTCCCCGGCCGGTTCGGCCTGTTCAATGTGCAAGAGCGCGTTGAGGCGATCGGCGGGCGTCTTAATTTGGATTCCACGGAAGGCAAGGGCACGACCGTCACGCTGACAGCCCCGATTGACGGCAACTCCCAATCCGAGCCGGGGTCAGCGTCCTCCCGCGCGAAACAACGTGTCGCCGCGCCCGTTCCTCCTTCCGAACGGCTTCGCATCCTCCTCGTCGATGACCACGAAATGGTTCGACAAGGCCTACGGAGCGTGCTGGACAACTACGAGGACCTGGAGGTTATCGGCGAAGCGGGTGACGGCGAGTCGGCGATCAGTATCGCCGCGGCGCTCAAGCCGGATGTCGTGGTGATGGATGTGAATATGCCGAGGATCGACGGGATTGAAGCGACCCGCCGCATCGTCTCAGCGCAACCCGACATCGTCGTGATCGGATTGTCGGTTCAGAACGAACACCATGTAGAAGAGGCCATGACCAGAGCCGGGGCGGCGGTCTTTGTGACAAAAGAACGCGCCGCCGGCCAGCTCTATGAAGCAATCGTGCGCACAGTTCGCACGAGAAAGTAG
- a CDS encoding DUF1328 domain-containing protein, giving the protein MLSWAVTFLVIGLIAGVLGVSGVAGTATHIAYVLFVVFLILAVIGMVMGKRPPAV; this is encoded by the coding sequence ATGTTGAGCTGGGCTGTGACATTTTTAGTCATCGGGCTGATCGCGGGGGTGTTGGGAGTGAGCGGTGTGGCGGGGACCGCGACCCATATCGCCTATGTGCTGTTTGTCGTATTTCTGATTCTGGCGGTGATCGGCATGGTGATGGGCAAGCGCCCTCCCGCCGTCTAA
- a CDS encoding PAS domain S-box protein, protein MHSTDGDNPTASEIPLQIDLLLSRLAAIVESSDDAIISKDLNGCIMSWNQGAQRLFGYTAQEMIGQPVHRLIPQDRLDEEPRILERLRLGQRIDHYETVRQRKDGTMIDVSLSVSPIKDRGGRIVGASKVAREISERKQGERDLANLVEALPVAVYTTDAEGRITRYNQAAVDLWGSRPVLGTTRWCGSWRVYWPDGRPMPLAACPLAQCLRLNRPIRGLETIIERPDGTRVPVAPHPTPLRNAAGELVGGVDVLMDLTERKRAERQLQESAAELERRIKERTHELVLSQERLRALASELTLTEQRERRRLAVELHDYLAQLVVASRLRLSQAISKVQDETASAALTNVDGMLDQALTYTRSLVAELSPHILYQFGLSKSLVWLGERMKQHALEVTVKTGPTSFTLPDDQAVLLFQSVRELLFNIVKHAKTDRAVITINVDEQRELWICVEDEGVGFDVTELTDGEDSRGKFGLLSIRERMETLGGECELSAAPGAGTVAILRLPLSGSATASPSTPPTTVPSHTPAAASKDPARRIRIVLVDDHAMVRQGLRSILDGYANLIVVGEGADGQDAVVMVRSLRPDVVIMDVNLPLIDGIEATRIVSREYPSIAVIGISVRNDPQVHVAMTEAGAVAFLPKESAASQLYEIILRHCPAIAI, encoded by the coding sequence ATGCATTCGACAGACGGAGACAACCCCACTGCTTCCGAGATTCCGCTTCAGATTGATCTCCTCCTGTCGCGTCTGGCTGCGATCGTGGAGTCGTCCGATGACGCCATCATCTCCAAAGACCTCAATGGCTGCATCATGAGTTGGAATCAGGGGGCGCAACGCCTCTTCGGATACACAGCACAGGAAATGATCGGACAGCCGGTGCATCGCCTGATCCCCCAAGACCGACTCGATGAAGAACCCAGAATTCTGGAACGCCTCCGCCTGGGGCAACGGATCGACCATTACGAAACGGTGCGGCAGCGCAAAGATGGAACGATGATCGACGTTTCGCTTTCGGTGTCGCCGATCAAGGATCGGGGAGGCCGAATTGTCGGCGCCTCAAAAGTCGCCCGGGAGATTTCGGAACGAAAACAGGGTGAGCGTGACCTGGCAAATCTGGTCGAAGCCCTTCCGGTCGCGGTCTACACGACCGATGCCGAGGGACGAATCACGCGCTACAATCAGGCGGCTGTGGATCTCTGGGGATCCAGACCCGTGCTCGGCACCACCAGATGGTGCGGCTCATGGCGGGTCTACTGGCCAGACGGTCGCCCCATGCCGCTTGCAGCCTGTCCGCTCGCCCAGTGCCTCAGGCTCAATCGCCCGATACGCGGACTTGAAACGATCATTGAACGCCCGGACGGAACCCGGGTCCCGGTCGCACCCCACCCCACCCCCCTTCGCAACGCGGCCGGAGAATTGGTCGGCGGGGTGGACGTGCTCATGGACCTCACGGAACGGAAACGCGCGGAACGCCAACTGCAGGAGTCCGCGGCTGAGCTCGAACGTCGCATCAAGGAACGCACGCATGAACTCGTCCTGTCTCAGGAACGGCTGCGGGCACTGGCCTCGGAACTGACGTTGACTGAACAACGCGAGCGCCGACGGCTCGCCGTTGAATTGCACGACTATCTTGCGCAGCTCGTCGTGGCCAGCCGGCTCAGGCTTTCGCAAGCCATCTCCAAGGTTCAGGATGAAACCGCATCCGCCGCGCTGACGAACGTGGACGGGATGCTGGATCAGGCCTTGACCTACACCCGATCGCTCGTGGCCGAATTGAGCCCTCACATCCTCTACCAATTCGGCCTCTCCAAATCGCTGGTCTGGCTGGGAGAGCGGATGAAGCAACACGCGCTTGAAGTCACGGTCAAAACGGGTCCGACGTCGTTTACCCTGCCCGACGACCAGGCCGTTCTCTTGTTTCAATCGGTCCGCGAATTGCTGTTTAACATCGTCAAACATGCCAAGACAGATCGCGCTGTCATCACGATCAACGTCGATGAGCAACGGGAGCTGTGGATCTGCGTCGAGGATGAAGGCGTCGGATTCGACGTGACGGAACTGACCGACGGCGAGGACAGCCGGGGAAAATTCGGCCTGCTCAGCATCCGGGAACGGATGGAAACGCTGGGAGGAGAATGCGAACTCTCCGCCGCGCCCGGCGCCGGCACCGTCGCGATCCTCCGCCTGCCGCTCTCCGGGAGCGCCACCGCCTCGCCTTCCACGCCACCCACCACGGTTCCTTCGCATACGCCGGCCGCCGCGTCCAAAGACCCTGCCCGACGGATCAGAATCGTGCTTGTCGACGACCACGCCATGGTCCGGCAAGGACTGCGCAGCATACTGGATGGCTATGCGAACCTGATCGTTGTCGGCGAGGGAGCCGACGGCCAGGACGCCGTCGTGATGGTCCGTTCGCTTCGCCCGGATGTCGTGATTATGGACGTGAACCTGCCGCTCATCGACGGCATCGAAGCCACCCGCATCGTGTCGCGCGAATATCCCTCTATCGCCGTCATCGGCATCTCGGTGAGGAACGACCCCCAGGTGCATGTCGCCATGACTGAAGCCGGAGCGGTGGCATTCCTCCCGAAAGAATCCGCAGCCAGCCAACTCTACGAAATTATCCTCCGCCATTGCCCTGCGATCGCTATATGA
- a CDS encoding response regulator: protein MLTDSPAKFLLVDDHESNLVALSAVLSRDDVEMLRARSGREALELLLQHDIALAVIDVQMPIMDGFELAELMRGSRRTQHVPIIFLTAGPQDNLRRFRGYQAGAVDFLYKPIEPDVLRSKTGIFLDLYRQREELARQRDTFITLAEEKARLLRERDEADRRLRESEMRFRTLADSAPVIIWMNGPAGCEFVNQTCLDFLGIDHLGQIDIFDWARHVHPDDRDQAAAVYRQAVEGRTRFEASLRCRRRDGTYRWIRSVGMPNLSADGGVLGYIGASFDVTESKEAEKRLQRWSVDLERAVSQKTSELLQSQEQLRALATELNLTEQRERKRLATELHDYLAQLLVVVRMKLRQTIPLVTGERIPELLKDADHALTQSLDYTRSLVAELTPPTLKEFGLLQALTWLATQMHRHGLTVTVRQDAAPLPLPEDQAVLLFQSVRELLFNVLKHAKATEATIVLTVRADGQLEVVVADDGCGFVTAPKNRPGTTANRFGLFSIQERMAAMGGQLVIESVLGGGTRATLTTPYWNSREKPEDDDTLTPAESRAPSLRTRSTDVEHLSHSHHPTSKIGILLVDNHAMVRQGLRSVLEHYDDVAVVGEASTGREAIEFVERLRPAVIVMDINMPETNGIDATVEIKARHPDVAVIGLSVHNTAEARKAMLQAGATTLLSKESAVDELYAAIRQALADEGVPR from the coding sequence GTGCTGACCGATTCACCGGCCAAATTCCTTTTAGTCGACGACCATGAGTCCAACCTCGTGGCCCTGAGCGCCGTCCTGTCCCGTGACGACGTCGAAATGTTACGCGCCAGGTCCGGGAGGGAAGCGCTCGAGCTGTTGCTCCAACACGACATCGCCCTGGCTGTCATCGATGTCCAGATGCCGATCATGGACGGCTTTGAACTGGCGGAACTCATGCGTGGCTCCCGGCGCACCCAGCATGTGCCGATTATTTTTCTGACGGCAGGGCCTCAAGACAACCTGCGCCGCTTTCGCGGCTACCAGGCCGGCGCGGTGGATTTTCTCTACAAGCCCATTGAGCCGGACGTGTTGCGCAGCAAGACCGGGATTTTCCTGGACCTGTACCGGCAGCGGGAGGAGCTGGCCCGGCAGCGTGACACATTCATCACGCTCGCTGAAGAAAAGGCCCGCCTCCTGCGGGAACGCGACGAGGCCGATCGTCGGCTGCGCGAAAGCGAAATGCGCTTCAGGACATTGGCCGACAGCGCGCCGGTGATCATCTGGATGAACGGACCAGCCGGCTGCGAATTCGTCAACCAGACCTGCCTCGATTTCCTGGGCATCGACCACCTGGGCCAGATCGACATATTCGACTGGGCTCGCCACGTCCATCCGGACGATCGCGACCAGGCGGCCGCGGTCTACCGGCAGGCGGTCGAGGGCCGAACCCGTTTCGAGGCCTCTTTGCGCTGTCGTCGACGGGACGGCACCTATCGATGGATTCGTTCTGTCGGCATGCCGAATCTCTCTGCCGACGGAGGCGTCCTGGGTTATATCGGGGCGAGTTTCGACGTCACCGAAAGCAAGGAAGCCGAAAAACGCCTGCAACGATGGAGCGTGGACCTTGAACGGGCCGTCAGCCAAAAAACATCGGAGTTGCTGCAATCGCAGGAGCAGCTTCGTGCGTTGGCGACGGAGTTGAACCTGACCGAGCAACGGGAACGCAAACGACTGGCCACGGAGCTCCACGACTACCTGGCCCAACTGCTTGTGGTCGTGCGGATGAAATTACGGCAGACCATTCCTCTGGTCACGGGGGAACGGATCCCCGAACTGTTGAAAGACGCCGACCATGCCCTGACTCAATCCCTGGACTACACCCGGTCGCTCGTCGCAGAGTTGACGCCCCCCACCCTCAAGGAATTCGGCCTGCTCCAGGCGCTGACCTGGCTGGCCACACAGATGCATCGCCACGGGCTCACCGTCACCGTACGACAGGACGCAGCGCCTCTGCCGCTGCCGGAAGACCAGGCGGTGCTCCTGTTTCAATCCGTGCGCGAACTGCTTTTTAACGTGCTCAAACATGCCAAGGCTACAGAGGCGACCATCGTGCTCACGGTGAGAGCCGACGGCCAGTTGGAGGTGGTGGTCGCCGATGACGGCTGCGGGTTTGTCACTGCGCCGAAGAATCGACCCGGAACCACCGCCAACCGCTTCGGGTTGTTCAGCATTCAAGAGCGCATGGCCGCGATGGGTGGGCAATTGGTCATCGAATCCGTCCTGGGCGGCGGGACACGCGCCACACTCACGACGCCCTATTGGAACAGCCGGGAGAAACCGGAGGACGACGACACCCTGACCCCGGCGGAATCACGGGCACCCTCGCTGCGGACCCGGTCCACAGACGTGGAGCACCTTTCCCATTCTCATCATCCCACGTCGAAAATCGGCATTCTGCTGGTAGACAACCACGCCATGGTCCGCCAGGGATTGCGGAGCGTGCTGGAACATTATGACGACGTCGCGGTGGTGGGCGAAGCTTCAACCGGCCGCGAAGCCATCGAGTTCGTGGAACGGCTGCGGCCTGCGGTGATCGTCATGGATATCAATATGCCGGAGACCAACGGGATCGACGCGACGGTCGAAATCAAGGCACGGCATCCGGACGTGGCCGTCATCGGACTCTCTGTCCACAACACTGCCGAGGCACGGAAGGCCATGCTGCAGGCCGGCGCCACCACCTTGCTCTCGAAAGAGTCGGCCGTCGACGAACTCTACGCCGCGATCCGACAGGCGCTGGCAGACGAGGGAGTGCCACGGTGA
- a CDS encoding outer membrane protein, with protein sequence MKTVSPSILMVVLGLTLAVGSMAAPTGAQAADDKGLFEQIDIGLLSIGGRATYVDPKDGSSRWFGGGQVRLHPSRYFAFEGSVDYRRNDIGDTRVHSYPVMVSALIYPLGTTRLAPFLLGGGGWHYTTVKGPGGFDDTQNRFGAHAGGGLQFFFNKHVSIDSTYRYIWLEKIESRDQNIVDKKFQDNGHMVTVGLNFHF encoded by the coding sequence ATGAAAACAGTTTCCCCTTCGATACTTATGGTTGTATTGGGGTTGACACTCGCAGTCGGCAGCATGGCCGCCCCCACGGGTGCGCAGGCTGCGGACGATAAAGGGCTGTTTGAGCAAATCGATATCGGGCTGCTCTCCATCGGTGGTCGCGCCACCTATGTCGATCCTAAAGACGGGTCGAGCCGCTGGTTCGGAGGCGGGCAGGTGCGGCTCCACCCGTCCCGGTACTTCGCATTTGAAGGTTCGGTGGATTATCGCAGGAATGATATCGGCGACACACGGGTGCACAGCTATCCGGTGATGGTGTCGGCGTTGATCTATCCCCTGGGTACCACAAGGCTGGCTCCGTTTCTGTTGGGCGGTGGCGGCTGGCACTACACGACGGTGAAAGGACCGGGCGGGTTCGACGACACGCAGAACCGGTTCGGCGCGCATGCCGGTGGCGGTCTGCAATTCTTCTTCAATAAGCACGTCTCGATCGATAGCACCTATCGCTACATCTGGCTGGAAAAGATTGAGTCTCGAGACCAGAACATCGTGGACAAGAAGTTCCAGGACAATGGTCACATGGTCACGGTCGGCCTCAACTTCCATTTCTAG
- a CDS encoding PepSY domain-containing protein, which yields MKKIIAMALMSGVLASPAWALFETNKQLASTATVTLEDAVRHALKAVPGKAVEAEIGKEDGRTVYEVEIVDANNKTQKVYVDAQSGQTKIDH from the coding sequence ATGAAAAAAATTATTGCGATGGCGTTGATGTCCGGAGTCCTGGCGAGTCCCGCCTGGGCATTGTTCGAAACCAACAAGCAGTTGGCCTCCACTGCGACGGTCACGCTTGAAGACGCCGTCCGGCACGCGTTGAAGGCGGTGCCGGGTAAGGCTGTCGAAGCGGAGATCGGAAAGGAGGACGGCCGAACCGTCTACGAAGTGGAGATCGTCGACGCCAACAACAAGACGCAGAAGGTGTATGTCGATGCGCAGAGTGGTCAAACGAAAATCGATCACTAG